The nucleotide window TGATTTATCAGAGCGGGTTCCAAAATTCAAACATCAAAATACAAATTGACATTAAATGTATGATTTTATCTACAGGGCTTACGCACTAGATACGTAAATCAAATGTAATAACCGTTACTGATTAAATTTATATTATATATTTAATGGCTAATGCTGCTGCTTTGCGATTCAAATGGTAAGTCCTGTACCCAAATGACTGTGTAGTATCTGAAGGTTAGGTACTCTTTTAAAATCTCAAAAGCTGAAGTATAACAAGCTTTATAATAGGTAAAATGAACAAATAATAATTACGAAATTAATATTACTAAACAGAATCATGCTTTTAATAATAAGTTATTTAATATATTATTTTTTGACCTATTTTTTGAGTATATGCATATAATAAACCGAGTTTTGTTTAATATTGGTTTCTAATTTATATTTCTCTAATTATTATATCCACTGGATAATAATACACTAGCAATACAATAAAAAATCACTTTTATCGGCAAATAATAAGCAAATATAATTTAAAAATTAAATAGTCTTCTAAAAATTTAGATGGATTATTGATTCTTAAATTAAATACATTTGTGTATAATCAGTAGATTAAGGACCCGATAAAAGTAAAATTGTATCTAATTTAGCAAAATAATAGGAACGATCTGTATGATAGAACAAAAATTTAACAAAATAAAAAAGACCGTGTTTATTTTGCTGGCGGTCTTTTTTGTAGTAGCAGTGACTGCTGCATCAGCAAGTGCATGTGCTTCAAAAGATAATAAAGAAGAGACTAAAGAAAAGCCGGCTAATGTAGTTGATCCAAAACAAGCTCAAGAAGCAGCCCAAAAGATAGCTCAAGACAAGCTGGGCAACAAATTGTTAGACATGGTAGAGAATAACTGGTTCGGCACTGGCAAGGGAAGCTATTCTGACGACGGTTGGGGAGGCGATTCTGACAACGGTTGGGGAGGCGATTCTGACAACGGTTGGTCTGATGACGACTGGTTCAATGGCGGTTGGTAAGACCATCAGCACTACCAATTGGTAACAAGTCTGACTATGAACTAATCGTAGATATTATAAATCAGTAAGTACCCATTTGTATAATTCCGCATAGTATTATAGAAGTAGTGAGACTCTCAATATATATTGGAGTCTTTCCTGATAGGACTTACGCAGTAAAAGAACTAAATGAAGCGTGAGCAGTTCTATAAAATGTTGTGGAGAAGAAATTTAAATTTCATGCTGCTGTCTTTCGGTTTAAATGCGTAAGTCCCATATAGGAAAAACAGTCTTTTTTGCTTTAGAATAAACAATTTATCTGAGTTTACATTCTGTTTCGTTTGATATAAAGTTCTTTTAGAATACCCGGCTTTCTTCCAGTTGACATAAGAAATATTGAGAATCGTTGAACTTTTACAACACACTGATTCATTCAACAGAATTTTTTGGATAATTTCACTTACTCCATGTTTCATAAAGTGTCCTATTTTGTAACATAAGAGTATGGTTGTTACATATATAGTCTTATCATATAATGGAGACGAATATTTTCATTCCTTGTGACTATGTAATATATAGGTATTTAATTTATATATAGCATATATCCAAAAAATATATAATATACTTGAATTGTTTATCTTTTAGAAGGTCTGATGTCGATTCCGAAAGCATACATAAGCCTAATCAACATCTCATAGTGGTCGTGCCTTATTTTCGATATAGTGACATTTAGAAAAATACCTCAGACGGAATCGACATTAGACACCTTCAAACTCTTGTTTCCGTGCAGAAACTTGCAAACGAATGTAATATACATAAAATCCTTTTGTTTGAATTAATATACATAAAATTTTTTATTTGGATTATGTCCAAAAAGTATGTAATTAACTGATTTATTCATAGGTTACTCATAGTTTAGAGGTTTCAAGTGATTGATTTAAAATATCATGACCCTCAAATATCTCTTGTGGCTAATTCTTATCACCGAAACAATATCGTTCCAAGCAATGCATCAAACTGAATCAGCACTACCTTTATATTTTCTCTTTTTCTTAATTAGTGACTCTGCACCCAATTCGCGGGATAAAAAAATTTCTTTTTCTATCGGTGATTTTTAAGCTATAGTAGTTTTTAAACTATAATGGATATGACTAATCTGTGATTATGCAGTCAGAATCGTTGTAGTAGTAGAACAATTTTCGTCCAAACTAATATTATCTTCAGGTCTGTAGAGTTATGAACATCTTGCTTCCCTAAAATTACATATCAAAAGTTATTATTGTTGGGTTATATTTATTTAGACCGTTTCTAAAATTATATAATGAATGTTGTCTATTCATATGAACTGATGAAACGAACAACAACTTTCTTTGTATTAGCCTTATTGGCTTTGACGTTATGTACAGCTACCGCAGGCGCTTCATCTACCAGTACTGCGTGCAACGTAAAAATTGTCAAGTTTACAGTGAACAATCCAACCGGAACAGCACCAGCCAAAGTAGGATTTACAACTTATACGGCAGGCAACGTTACAAGTGTTCAAGTACAGGTATTGGATAAAAACGGAAAGGTAGTTGCATCCTGTAGATCTTACTGTACACACTGCACGGTAAAGCATATCTGTAACTGCTCGCTTACTCTTAAAAATCCTGGTACCTATGACGTAAAAGTAACTGCATATGGTACTGGAAGTTGTCATGTAGAGCAGACTAAAAAGTCAGCCATTACAATAAAAGCTGTAAATCTCGTTCCAAATTTTACATGCAGCGCATCCGGTAAGAAAGTTACCTTTAAAGACGCGTCTACAGGAGCTGCAAAATGGTCCTGGAACTTCGGTGATGGCTCCAAATCTACTTTAAAGAATCCAACTCACACATATAAAAAGGCAGGAAAATATAAAGTTTGCTTGACCGTATGCAATTCAGGGAATTCTTGTAAGTCTATCTGCAAGACCGTGACCGTAAAGTAATAAGGGAGAACCTCCCTTTCTATTTTTTATTTAATATTGACGGATTTACATCTTACACGCTTTCGTTTCCAGTTACAAGACTGGTTTAGTGTCTTTTTTGCTCTTCCCTATCTAGCTTTCTCTTTAGCCATTTGCTGATTCTCAGTTGTCTCTCTAAAAACTCTCGTTTTACCTTCCTATTATTCATTTAATGTCTTTCGTTTGATACTTCTCTTTTCTTTCTTCTTTTACTCTCTGTTTTCCTTTTTTATCGTGATCTATATTTCTCATACTCGATTTCATTGACAGGTTTATAGTTTCAGCTTAAACAAAAAATCAGTAATGTTTTTATGATGTCAAGTCAACAGTAAATCAGATAGTTTGTAAGAGGGTAGCACGTAGTAAAGTTAGAGTAGTTAAGGCAAGAATCAAAATATCAAGTGATACTATTTTAAGTGACATTATTTCTTCGATTCCGGAAGGTGTGTTTCAAATGCCTCACATAATGGAAATGATGGGTAAAGCCAGAGTAGTCGTAAAAGACGGTAAGGTTATGGAAGTCGAAGCCCCTGAAGTAGAATGGTGCCCACTTTTTGTCAAGCTGCGTGGAGTCCAGAAGATGACTCAGGACGAAATCCGGAAAAATATGGAGTCCCGGATTACTGAGTTAGGTATGTTTACGGAAAAGCGTAAGCTCGAGTTTGAAACAACCGTTGTTGCCTTTGGCGCTTCAGAAATAATGATGAGTGGCCTCAATAACGGCTTTTTAGAAACAACCGTAACCGCCTGCGATGGTGCAGGAACTGTTGTATCGGATAATCCGGCACTAGTTCAGGGAATCGGGGGCAGGATGTCAGGTCTTATTGAAACCGAGCCAATAGATGCTGTTATTAAAGGAATTGAAGAGCGTGGAGGAACTGTACTTGAGCCATCAAATGCAGCCATTAATCCTATAGGTGGGGTAAAGAAAGCTGCCGAACTCGGCTACCGAAAAATTGCAGTAACTGTGGCTGACCCAAAAACTGCAAAAAGCCTTCGGAAGCTCGAACCCGAACTAGGACTTGACCTGATAATAATTGCCGTGCATGTCACGGGTTTGAGTAGAGAAGAAGCTCAGGATATTCTTAAAAGTTCAGATATCGTGATTAGCTGTGCTTCCAGACATATCAGGGAACTTGCAGACCCTCTGGTCCAGGTTGCAGCCGCAATTCCACTTTTTGCCCTTACTCAGAAGGGAAAAGAACTTGTGATTGAAAGGGCAAAGGACATTCAAAGTCCAATTCTGATCAATACTATGAAGCTGCCTGTGCTGCCTTCACATAAGCAGCCTAAGAATCTGATTTAAAAAGGAGCTAAGTCAGTATCAGGCAGTAGCTTATCTGCTTATTTATGTTATTACATACCAAAATCCCTATGTTTTTACAAGGTGTCATACATTTTAAAATTTTTACTGTGATTCAATTTTCCGGGTGTCGACTGAAGTAACAAACTACTGCCTGATGAGTTATTGATTTATATAATTACTTTTCTTTTTTTCCTGTTTTGGACGGCTTTACATCCTTCTTTGATGACTTATCGGCTGAAGCTTTTGCCTGTGTTTTTCCACCGGGCGTACCGGCTTTTGGACTTTCACTCATCGCAGATTTTTTTGCCATATAAAAACCTCTCTGTTATATTATTTTACATAAGTATTTGATTATACTATTTTAAACTTATAAATAAGTTTCCAACTGAAATAATTGTTTATTGCAGGACTTACGCGGTAGAACTGAAAAATCGGTAAGCTTCAAACCTCAACTAGATCTATATTGAACAGGTAATAAATCCGAATATGTTTTACTCTATGCATCAAGAAAAAGTCGATATTAGAAACTCGCTTGTCAAAAGTCACATAAGTAAAAGAAATAATGGTAGATCGTGTAGTGGACTTAGTTTTAGTAAGCGATACAAAACAAAATTTTACTGTAAGTATGCGTTATTTAAAATAGATATGAGAGTTTTGAAGAATCTTTTTGAGTTTAAACTAAGGGAATGAAAAAGAACAAAACCTTAAAACAAATTATTTTAGAATAAAATAAAACATACTTTATTAAAAACATACTTTACTAATAAGCATTTTTTGAATGAGAGTATTAATTCTTCAGATTTTTTTCAAGGGCTTCAGTAGCACTTTTCAGTACTTTGATTCTTGAGTATCGTTTATCGTTTGATTCTACAATAATCCACTGGGCATTTATTGTACTTGTTTTCCGGAGCATCTCGTCTGCAGCGGTTTCATAATCCTTCCATTTATCCCGGTTCCGCCAGTCTTCAGCTGTAATTTTCCATTTTTTTTCAGGGTCAAGTTGCCGGCTGTTAAAGCGTTCCAGTTGAGTCTCTTTGTCAATGTGAAGCCAGAACTTGACTACAATTGCTCCGGCCTGTGTAAGGGTTTCTTCAAATTCATTGATCTCCCTGTAAGCTCTTTTCCACTCTTCCTCACTGCAAAAGCCTTCAACTCTTTCTACCAGGACGCGACCGTACCAGCTCCTATCAAAAATTGTTATATGGCCGGCTTTAGGTATTGATTCGCAGAAACGCCAGAGGTAATGATGAGCCTTCTCTATGTCATTTGGCGAGCCCACAGGAACTACCCGGTAGAGTCTGGGATTTAAATTTTCTACAAGGCGGTAGATGTTTCCTCCTTTGCCTGCAGCGTCCCAGCCTTCAAAGATCACTATTAGAGGGCGTTTTTTCTCAAAAAGTTCATACTGGAGGTCTGCAAGTTTTTGCTGACATAATTTTTTTGATTTTTTATATTCATCAGCATCCATCTTTTTGGAAAGGTCAATCTTTTCCAGAATGGAATTGTTAAACTGAGAAACTTCTGAGATCTCCATATCCAGATACTTAAGAGTCTGTTCAGCCGGAATTCTAGTTGTCTGCTCAATAGAAGCTTCAATTGCATGGATGACCGTCATCATAATTTTCAAAGTTGCAAAGTTCCTGTCATTAGCTTCCACTATTGTCCAGGGAGCATAAGGCATATCGGTTTTTTCCAGGATATTCTCGATAAACGGCAGATACTCATTGTATTTATGGATAAAATCAAGATCTTGCTTTTCTTCATCCTCATACTCATCAAATATCGGAATATCATATTTTTTAAGGCTTTTAAAACGCTCTTTATGCTCTTTTTCACTTATGTGAAGGAAAATTTTTATTATAAGATATTTATCATCGGCGAGCTGCCGCTCAAAATAGTTTATTTCCTCCAGGTATTTCTGCAGTTTTTCTTCAGAGATTTCTTCCCCCAGACATTCTATCATCGCCCTGCTGTACCAGCTCCTGTCAAAGATTGCACTCTTTCCTCTCACAGGAACCCTGGTCCAGAAGCGTGCAATGAAGGGCTTAAGGAGTTCTTCATAGCAGGGCCTGGTCAAGGTGTGGAAATCGTATCCTCTGGGGTCCAGTGAGAGAATAAAACGATTAATATCTTCGGCCATCCCGGATATGTGCCAGCCCTCAAAAACAAGAATAACAGGTATTTTTAATTCCCAGGCTTTTCGCTGGAGTTCTCCAAGTTTGGCTTTTAATATTTTGTAATTTTTTTTGTATTCATCAATTTCTATAGTCTTGGAGAGGTCAATTTTTTCAAGCATAAAGAGCCCTGCATTTGTTTAAAACTGGGTAATATCAGTGTTAATTACTACTGATACAGTAATAAGATATAACTTATAGAATATAATGGCTTTCTAAGTAATATACTATGTAATCCCGTATCCAGTTTAATTTTGCCTTTTTTGTGTGTATTATCTTATTTTTCTATAAGCATCATATTTAATATTTTTTGTTAATTTTGATAATTTTTGTTCATAATATTTTAAAAATAGAAAAATATTAGTTTATGGAACAAGTATTCGTTTCACAGGACGTTTATCTTCAAGAGTCTACACCAACAAAACGAGAAATATTTTTATAAATATAGTTATATAAATGTTTGGATTTTTGATATTTAGTTTTCACTCCTATATAAATAGAATATATTAAACATCTCGGTTTTAGACTACCATCTATATTTATATCTATATCTATTAATAGTTAAGCCACTAACGTATTTTTGATATAAAATTTTAAAATTTATCAATATTTATCTTTTGAAATTAGGTTTTTATCAAATATTTACAAAAAAACCGTACTCAGCTTAAAAACTCCTATCAAATTCGTAAATATGTACTTTTATGTAATTTATGTGTATGTATAGAGATATAACAGTAAATTACATATATTTTTAAACGTGCAATTGACTATATGTAATCTAAAAAAGTTACTCATATGTTTATATATAAAGTACCCTCTTTAAAATATGCTAATAAATATCTAGTTTATACTACAGTTTTCCATGTATACCCGACTTATGCATTATGTAATGTGTTTTAAAACGCATATTTTATTTCACGTATTATTATGCGATCACGTTCATTAAAAGCATATATTTGAATGTTCAATATATCAAGCAGATAAAAAATAATAAAATTGATAAAAAGTTATTAACACACATTTTAAAGTATATGTTTCATCATATGTTTGTTACTACTTATTTTAAAATTATTACAAATATAGTTTACTTTATTGATTCTACCATATATACGCTATATTAAAACAGATTATTAAGTTTAGTTACTCAATAAAATAAACATATGCAGTTTATAAATTATTTTGTTAAAAAATTTTAAATCATATCTCAAATTTAAAATATTTACCATTTTTCATCAAAGTCAACATTTATGCCCATATATTTATAATATAATTTTCTAATCTAATAGTATAGACTAATAAAGTCAAAATGCCTCAAAAGCACATAGGAAAAATTGAACAAAGAAATGAAATTTTTAGCCATAGTTGTAAATTAATAAATAAATAGCTTATCTTCTTCAAAGAATAAACTTTTTCATTTTTTGTGTGACAAACACTGGAGTTCTTATAGTATATGGGAATAATTATTTCTCAAATGCTTTCTCTTTTTTCTTTCATGAATTTTTGCGTTTAATGGGGCGGTTGTCGGTCAAATACTCAATATTCCTATAGTCCATGTAATAGTCGACTTTACAAAATAGGAGTCTAAATGATATCCTGTAGAAATTTTCAGCTTTGTGCATATAGTATATATGAATTCGTTTTTTAGATTGCTTAAATCTGCAGAAATGTCTCAAAAAACAAAAATCAAAAAAGAATTTTTGATATATGCATAAAAGATATAACTGGTATTGTTTTTATTACAAAAATAGACTTTTGTTTGCCTGATAAGGGTTTAGAAAGAATTATAAATCGCATGAATAGGCGAGATCTGTCTGAAGTTTATTTTCGTAACTTTAACTGATATATCTCTCTTTTTTAATTCCGTTTTTATTTTAGTTATAGGTATGTATACATACCTATATATCACACTATTAATATATAAAACTCCATATATTAGTGTATTCTTGCTTTTATGTTTCTATATTTATATAATATTTTTTAGACTAGATAGTGTAGGACTTATGAAGTAAAAAAGTAGTAAAAAGCATAGCAAGAACTATAATAAAAATTTAATAATGTGCGTTATGACTGCACTTAAGATTTATCAATCAAATTTTATGTCTTTGTAGATATATACCATATGAACCCTCTAATATTTATGAAGTCGCATAGATTAAAATTCATTAATTAAATAGAATAAGAATTTTATTTTTCAAATTATCAACTTAATATTATAATTATTATATTTAAAATATAAATTTATTAATTATTAATAAATTTATGGATGATAATATTTTTCTTAATAAAATTTATATTATATAAAAAATGTTTATTTCAATGTAATTTTATATAGTTACAATTAATAAACATGAAATTAAAATATTTATTCAAGAAATATCAGAAAAAACAGAGAAAAACTGTAACCAAATTATAGTGCCAGCTCAAGGTCAAATATTTCTTCGAAAAGTTTGTATTTTTTGCGGGCTCTGTACAGGTACTGACGGATGGGAGTTTCATCTTTTGCCCTGGCAAAAAGCGCTTCGATTTCCCCTTTTGAGAAAACAGCTTCAAGTTTTTTTGTAGGAATTGCCTCCAGTCCTTTCCAGTCATCGATCCTCTGATTACTTATAGGAATCGGAATTGGAAGCAAGGATATCTGGATTTCATCAACCCAATTCCATTCAGAATCATAGATGTTTGCATAAAAAGCCCCGCAAGATATGCATTTTGTTACTACTACAGTTCTTTCTCCTGATACATGATAGCTGAGGCTCATAAGTATGGAATTGCAATTGGTACAATTACCGATCTCATTTTTTTCCAGGCTATAGGCATGTATCAGGTTCTCTCCAACATATAGATCGTTTTCCTTAAGATCATATCCGTACTCCATATAGTTCGCTCCTGGATGAGGCCGAGAGGGTTAGTACCATTGGTTTTTGGGCTCTTCCTTATTTCTTTACTTTTTTTCTTTGTAAAGGTTATAAACCTATTAATATTAATCGGGTATGTATGCTCCTCATTTTTGAGGAATTCTGTACGGTTTAAGTTAATAAAAACGTACGTTTTTGTTTTTATTTCATATCATTTGTTGTCGAGTAACATAACTTTCCAGAAAAATAACACAAAGAAAGGAGAAATCATAAAGATTAGTCATGTAACCAAGAACAGTTACATTAAAATTTTGTCAATTTATAGACTTATTTCTCAAATATAATTAATAAGGTTCCAATTATTAACATGTTTTTTCAAATTATATCCAAAATATTAGAATAAAATACTCATTCTGTAAAAAATATTTGTTATCTTAAATATATATAGTTAACTCCTAATTAAAACAGTAACTATTCAGCCGATTCAAACGTGTCTACAGATAGTGATTTTAGTAAAATCAAGGAATTCAAAGAATAACCGTCGGAAACGGAAAAATAACATTTCACTATTTCAATTTTTATTCCAACACTCATCCACTGCAACCTGAAATTTCTATCTTGTTCTTTATCTTAAAACTTTATAATGAAAGAAATCTGATCACATGACAATTATTAGAGGTTTTCATAATAAGATTAATCCTTTAACTTTAGGCTTCTTATTGTAATTCAAAAATTGGGTCATTACTTAGAACAAGTAAATATTGGATCAGTAAAAATTAGGCCTTTCCGGGAAATTAAACGCAAGCTTAATATGTTATTATAAGAGAATAAGAGTGTACTTAAGTAAATATATTACGTAAGTGTTCAAATTTACTCTCAAAAACTAAGAGCTTTTTCAATTTAGACATATGTATGTCTTTTACTAAAAATTAAAAATCTATAAAACTGTCACGTTTATAACGAAACAAATTAAAAATATTTAAACCTTGTCAGGTGCGGGTGGAGCACAAAAATCGATATATCAGAGAAAGAATATAATACGTATAAAAACTGGATTTGAAGCAAAGTAAAGTTGTTTATGGATATCAACTTTTTTTGTGTCCATCCCCCTCACAACAAATAAATTTAAAAATCTATATATAGATCTATAACTTACATAGTTTACTACATCAGTAAAGGTGGTAATTAATGGTATCCATCCGAGCTAAAATTAAATCCAGGTTAGAGAAATTTCTAGAAGTTGATTCCAGTGGATATCGAAGGGCAATCCTGTGTATCTTCATCAAGGTAAAAAAAGCGACTATTGACGAACTGCATGAAATGCTTGCAAGTAAGTATAACGTATCTCGGAATACAGTCGCATCCATGGTAGGGTACATCCATTCGAAGCTTGGAATTCTAAGAGCGCATAAAGAATCCTATAAAACTCCTATGGTTTACCTTTTGAGAGAAGAATATATAGACCTGCTAATGAAAATTGTAGCTTCACCTAAGTCATCTGCTGAGTTTACGACTTGAAAAGTTTTACTATTCACCAAAAACGTCTAATGGACAATGTCACTCGTTAAAAACGCACCCAGAACGGCAACGACTATTGTTGTAAGATCGGATTCCAATTCTCGAATAAGCCACTCAAGGGATCCATATTACACTCTTATGCGGCGCATTTTTCAAGAAGACGCTACTGCTGTCAGAGGTCAGAAGTTCCTGACTATAATAGAAGAACGTCAAGCTTCAGGAAGTGCAATACGGACTGATGAATGGAAAAACCTTCTTGAAGAACTTCAGATAGGACGCGCCTCATTCTATGCGATGCGCAACAAGCTGCTTGGAGCCGGATTGATTTCGATAAAAGATAAGGAGTACAGGCTTTCAGGTCAGTTTTCAAAGGATCTTTTAGACATGGCCCGCTGGTGGTGGACTGCAGTTCTCAACCAGCCTGAGGAAAACCTTTAAGGAATAATTCTCTTATTTTCACTTAACTTTAAAATATTTTAGTTCACGTCTTATTTTAATATCTGTCTTAATCTCATTTTAACATCTCATTTTAACATCTCATTTTAACATCTCATTTTAACATCTCATTTTAACATCTCATTTAATTTTGAAAGATCAGGCACTTCATCCGAAAGGTATTTATATAAAATCTTCCTTTAGAAGATACGCTTCATGGCGAAAGAAATGCGCCCCACAACGAAAAATCATAGAAGCCCGGTAGTGTAGTGGTCAATCATGCGGGACTCTGGATCCTGCAACCTCGGTTCGAATCCGTGCCGGGCTATACACAAATCTTAATAAATTACTTTTTTGATATGAAGATTAGAATTTTTATTAATAGCTTTTACGTTAGGGTTTTTATGTTTAGGTTTCTATATTAGAGTTTCTCTTTTTATCTAATATTAAATATTAAATTTATGTAAATTATTGACAAATATACAATTATATATTTAGAAATTAATTGAAAAAACTCAGGAGTAACTAAAAGTTCTACTATGGTTTTTGTTATAGTTTATAAATCTCCAGCTCTCAGTTCTGCAATATATGGATCATAAGCTACTGTTGAGCTGCCCGAACAACGTGCAATGTAATAATCTGCAACAATACAAGCTTGCTGCTCGCGATTGTACTCACTGAAATGACTTTTTTCTCCAGCCCTGTATGCATATCCTTCACTTACCTGTGCACAAAATGCTTCAACCAGATATTGCGAGCCTGTAGATTCCATCTGCGCGACATGAGTTAATTCATGTATAAGCCACTTCATATCGGAGCTGCCTGCTGTAGTGTTGAGCTTTCTATTGAAGTTGACTGTGTGAAAGGTTGTAATTCCCATACCTGAGCATCTTTTCAGCTTTGTCCCCAACCATGCAAGAAATGAAGCTTCGTCGATTTGCACCTTCCGGTAGTTAATTCTATTTCCAAATATGCCTCTAGCCTCCTTTTCTTCTATTGCTGTAAGACTTCGGGTATTAGTTTTGACGGTTTGCCATAAGTTGTCCATAAACTCAGGGAAGACACACGTATCGAGAATTCTTGCGATAATCCGGCCAAAACTTACAGCAAGGAATAATAATCCATATCGTATCAACTTGTATGAACCCCCCTCTCTGTCAGGAAAGGTTTTGACGGTCTTCAAGACAGCTTTCAAAAAACTATCTTTTTTATTACCTTTTCTCAGGCTTCAATTCCTTGTCTTCCAATCCCAGCCACTTGAGTTCTAAATCATAATTTCTATATCGCTATGCTGGAAAGTACAGTTAATTACTTCAATTTACAGAGTGCTTGATACTCCTCTTGAAGTCGTAAGCTTGTATCCATGCTAAAAACACAGGTTTTTCTAATAAAAGCTCGCTGTCGATAAATAAAAAATGACTTGAAAATTATGTATCCAGAGACAGAAAATTAAAATTGTAGCCTCAGGATATTAATGATCATCATTCCTAAAAGTTATGATAAACGATTAAGAGAAGGTTTTCTGTAGAACATCACCTGCAAGAATATCCTTTGAAATTTTTGGATGGTAAAGCCTGTTTGCTGTAGTTTTTATCTGCAACGCATCGATTAATTTATTCTAAAAACTTTTTCCCTATTTAGCTTTCGGCATTCTTCAGCTTAGAAACTGAGGTTCTCCTGTTCTAAAAACTCAAAACTATACTTTTATTTTATATATAATTATAAATACTAAAATATATCCAGATTTGAATAAAGCTATTATGGTTAAAAAAATTAATACATATAAAAGAATTTTAAATCTGGTACAGAAAAAATATTTTAACAGAAAAAAAATTAAACAAAAAACTAAAATTGAGTACTGAAATGGCGCTGATTATGAAAAAGCCAGGATAGTAAAGTCATCTTATAGTTCCTCAGGCACTATCTTTCCACAATTTTCTTTTGACTTCTTCTATTAACACAAATAATTATATTTATAAATAATGTTAAATAGCATCGAATACAATTATTAGATCAAATCAGCATTATTAGATTAAATAAGCATTTTATTAAGTACTTTGTTAAAGTTAAGCA belongs to Methanosarcina barkeri 3 and includes:
- a CDS encoding PKD domain-containing protein encodes the protein MKRTTTFFVLALLALTLCTATAGASSTSTACNVKIVKFTVNNPTGTAPAKVGFTTYTAGNVTSVQVQVLDKNGKVVASCRSYCTHCTVKHICNCSLTLKNPGTYDVKVTAYGTGSCHVEQTKKSAITIKAVNLVPNFTCSASGKKVTFKDASTGAAKWSWNFGDGSKSTLKNPTHTYKKAGKYKVCLTVCNSGNSCKSICKTVTVK
- a CDS encoding methanogenesis marker 8 protein; protein product: MPHIMEMMGKARVVVKDGKVMEVEAPEVEWCPLFVKLRGVQKMTQDEIRKNMESRITELGMFTEKRKLEFETTVVAFGASEIMMSGLNNGFLETTVTACDGAGTVVSDNPALVQGIGGRMSGLIETEPIDAVIKGIEERGGTVLEPSNAAINPIGGVKKAAELGYRKIAVTVADPKTAKSLRKLEPELGLDLIIIAVHVTGLSREEAQDILKSSDIVISCASRHIRELADPLVQVAAAIPLFALTQKGKELVIERAKDIQSPILINTMKLPVLPSHKQPKNLI
- the pap gene encoding polyphosphate:AMP phosphotransferase; this translates as MLEKIDLSKTIEIDEYKKNYKILKAKLGELQRKAWELKIPVILVFEGWHISGMAEDINRFILSLDPRGYDFHTLTRPCYEELLKPFIARFWTRVPVRGKSAIFDRSWYSRAMIECLGEEISEEKLQKYLEEINYFERQLADDKYLIIKIFLHISEKEHKERFKSLKKYDIPIFDEYEDEEKQDLDFIHKYNEYLPFIENILEKTDMPYAPWTIVEANDRNFATLKIMMTVIHAIEASIEQTTRIPAEQTLKYLDMEISEVSQFNNSILEKIDLSKKMDADEYKKSKKLCQQKLADLQYELFEKKRPLIVIFEGWDAAGKGGNIYRLVENLNPRLYRVVPVGSPNDIEKAHHYLWRFCESIPKAGHITIFDRSWYGRVLVERVEGFCSEEEWKRAYREINEFEETLTQAGAIVVKFWLHIDKETQLERFNSRQLDPEKKWKITAEDWRNRDKWKDYETAADEMLRKTSTINAQWIIVESNDKRYSRIKVLKSATEALEKNLKN
- a CDS encoding DUF2551 domain-containing protein, which translates into the protein MVSIRAKIKSRLEKFLEVDSSGYRRAILCIFIKVKKATIDELHEMLASKYNVSRNTVASMVGYIHSKLGILRAHKESYKTPMVYLLREEYIDLLMKIVASPKSSAEFTT